From Anaerohalosphaera lusitana, one genomic window encodes:
- a CDS encoding DNA translocase FtsK, translating to MKAASLYKVAIEGILLAVCIFLFFSCLSFNIADPPSTYVWPNNVDVANWCGPIGAFFAYYLIYYIGPGSLLLFAVAGWMLTVNLSGTKISQLFLRAIGLALLIIAASATVHLIDPYSRQGVPALGNGLPIGNGGIIGVSIGHFLQENVAALGTFIIMASAWLVGAILLADSLVLAIVKGIGMFVAKTFGIMVPAVSAAKERSSSFGTSFQHKSLKRKKRFSFGRKHSGPEVNEEDDHEMESTIIAQRNKQRELEFPEDDQQGESEETPQEAGEQTEQSSDEQSKEKPALKIKRRKPKKQQPYVQKSYEDYSFPPLDLLEEPIRGFESVLTKMVEEKAEVLEAILAEFGIDATVVNAEPGPAITMYELQLAPGVKVSQISGLSNDMARALGAGSVRVVAPLPGKHTVGVEAPNSKREIVRLKELMERAGSKPDKMNIPVFLGKTSSGTALISDLSSMPHCLIAGTTGSGKSVCINTIISSILLTRRPDEVKMILVDPKMVEMSQFENIPHLMCPTVTEMKRAEQILEWAVTKMDERYEILREAKVRNVASYNMLDQEELIERFNPQTPEEEAKIPKKLPYIVIVIDELADLMMTSAKEVESYIVRIAQKSRAVGIHLVIATQRPQATVVTGLIKANMPCRISFRVAGRMDSRIILDTNGGETLLGQGDMLFLKPGTSELVRSQGAFMDDAEIRRIVKYLKDVAEPQFHPELMQLGRVDLSEAPQDELFDEGVKVVLETKRGSVSLLQRRLGIGYARASRMIEMMASMGILGEYKGSQAREVTMTVDEYENLKNEYIQDEVKSYDDLTAEMQDEDDSDDDDYEEEYLEATSYDDDE from the coding sequence GTGAAAGCTGCAAGTCTCTACAAAGTAGCCATCGAAGGTATTCTGCTGGCGGTCTGTATATTTTTGTTCTTCAGCTGCCTCAGTTTCAATATTGCTGATCCGCCCAGCACGTATGTCTGGCCCAATAATGTGGACGTCGCAAACTGGTGCGGCCCGATTGGCGCGTTCTTCGCCTACTACCTTATCTATTATATAGGTCCCGGTTCTCTGCTGCTTTTTGCCGTTGCGGGCTGGATGCTGACGGTGAACCTGTCCGGCACGAAGATCAGCCAGTTGTTCCTACGCGCGATCGGCCTTGCTCTGTTGATAATCGCAGCATCGGCAACGGTCCATCTGATCGATCCGTATTCCCGCCAGGGTGTGCCCGCGCTTGGCAACGGCTTGCCCATCGGCAATGGCGGTATCATCGGCGTGTCGATCGGCCACTTCCTGCAGGAAAATGTCGCCGCCCTCGGTACGTTCATAATCATGGCGTCGGCCTGGCTCGTTGGAGCGATACTGCTGGCCGACAGCCTGGTACTAGCGATAGTCAAGGGCATCGGTATGTTCGTCGCGAAGACGTTCGGCATCATGGTGCCCGCTGTCTCTGCCGCAAAAGAAAGATCGTCCTCGTTCGGAACGAGCTTTCAGCATAAAAGCCTCAAGCGAAAGAAACGTTTCAGTTTTGGCAGAAAACACAGCGGACCAGAGGTCAACGAAGAAGACGATCACGAAATGGAATCGACCATTATCGCCCAGCGCAACAAACAGCGTGAGCTTGAGTTCCCCGAAGATGACCAGCAGGGCGAGTCTGAGGAAACACCGCAGGAAGCTGGTGAACAAACCGAACAGTCGTCAGATGAACAGAGCAAGGAAAAGCCCGCTCTCAAGATCAAACGCCGCAAGCCGAAAAAGCAGCAGCCCTACGTTCAAAAATCCTACGAGGATTACAGCTTTCCGCCGCTTGATCTGCTTGAAGAACCGATCCGCGGATTCGAGTCGGTGCTGACCAAAATGGTAGAAGAAAAAGCCGAAGTGCTCGAAGCGATCCTGGCGGAATTCGGTATTGACGCAACCGTCGTTAACGCAGAACCGGGTCCGGCGATCACCATGTACGAACTGCAGCTTGCACCGGGCGTGAAGGTAAGCCAGATCTCCGGCCTGTCGAACGATATGGCCCGTGCACTGGGTGCAGGCTCGGTCCGCGTGGTTGCACCGCTGCCCGGCAAACACACCGTAGGCGTGGAAGCACCCAACAGCAAACGCGAAATAGTTCGCCTCAAGGAGTTGATGGAGCGTGCCGGCAGCAAACCCGACAAAATGAATATCCCGGTCTTTCTGGGCAAGACCTCCTCGGGTACTGCTCTGATTTCGGACCTGTCATCTATGCCGCACTGTTTGATCGCCGGTACCACAGGCTCGGGTAAGAGTGTGTGCATCAACACGATCATTTCATCGATCCTGCTTACCCGGCGGCCCGACGAAGTCAAGATGATTTTGGTCGACCCGAAGATGGTCGAAATGTCGCAGTTCGAGAACATCCCGCACCTGATGTGTCCGACCGTCACCGAGATGAAACGGGCAGAGCAGATACTCGAATGGGCCGTCACGAAAATGGACGAACGCTACGAGATACTCCGCGAAGCGAAGGTGCGAAATGTCGCGTCATACAATATGCTGGATCAGGAAGAACTGATCGAACGCTTCAACCCGCAGACGCCGGAAGAAGAAGCGAAGATTCCCAAGAAGCTGCCCTATATTGTGATCGTCATCGACGAGCTCGCGGATCTTATGATGACGTCGGCAAAAGAAGTCGAGTCCTACATCGTGCGTATCGCACAGAAAAGCCGTGCCGTCGGCATCCACCTGGTCATCGCGACCCAGCGTCCCCAGGCAACCGTCGTTACCGGCCTTATCAAAGCCAACATGCCCTGCCGTATCTCGTTCCGCGTTGCGGGCAGGATGGACAGCCGTATCATCCTCGACACCAACGGCGGCGAAACGCTGCTCGGCCAGGGCGACATGCTCTTCCTGAAACCGGGCACAAGTGAGCTCGTCCGCTCGCAAGGCGCGTTTATGGATGACGCAGAGATCCGCCGGATCGTTAAGTACCTCAAGGATGTTGCTGAGCCGCAGTTCCATCCCGAACTTATGCAACTCGGCCGCGTCGATCTTTCCGAAGCGCCGCAGGACGAACTGTTCGATGAAGGCGTCAAGGTCGTGCTCGAAACCAAACGCGGCAGTGTATCCCTGCTTCAGCGTCGACTCGGCATTGGTTATGCACGTGCAAGCCGCATGATCGAAATGATGGCCTCGATGGGAATCCTCGGTGAGTACAAAGGCAGCCAGGCCCGCGAAGTCACCATGACCGTCGACGAATACGAAAATCTCAAGAACGAGTACATCCAGGATGAGGTTAAAAGCTACGACGATCTGACCGCCGAGATGCAGGACGAAGACGACAGCGACGATGACGACTACGAAGAAGAATATCTCGAAGCGACCTCCTATGACGATGATGAATAG
- a CDS encoding tetratricopeptide repeat protein, giving the protein MANASKLTGLILTAVFLVAGCDMFGGAQKDKEEPVVISSEQRKTELLEKIEKDYDNAELHYELGKIYQADGLWQKAETQFSRAIGFDPVHRKAEAALVKTLTLAGEEDRAAPLAKNYLSQAQYSPEASLRLGRAFQQEGLNDYAITAYKQALDLAPNSAGLNKQIGYYYLAQGDKVRAEEYLRRSFQLNPNQPEVAGELGRMGVIVQVPKEKKTSGSQLDKLIDKLFGGGDEEQGQQTEQ; this is encoded by the coding sequence ATGGCGAATGCGTCAAAACTTACGGGACTCATTCTGACAGCCGTTTTCCTGGTCGCCGGCTGTGATATGTTCGGCGGTGCACAAAAAGATAAGGAAGAACCCGTTGTCATCAGCAGTGAACAAAGAAAAACCGAGCTGCTCGAAAAGATCGAAAAGGACTACGACAATGCGGAACTGCATTATGAGCTAGGCAAGATCTATCAGGCCGACGGGCTCTGGCAGAAGGCTGAAACGCAGTTCAGCCGGGCGATAGGCTTCGATCCCGTTCATCGCAAGGCAGAGGCGGCACTGGTCAAGACGCTCACGCTTGCTGGTGAAGAGGACAGAGCGGCCCCGCTGGCGAAGAATTATCTCAGCCAGGCCCAGTACTCACCCGAAGCATCGCTGAGGCTCGGCAGGGCATTCCAGCAGGAAGGTTTAAACGATTACGCCATCACGGCTTACAAACAGGCACTCGACCTGGCGCCTAATTCTGCCGGCCTGAATAAGCAGATCGGCTATTATTATCTCGCACAGGGTGACAAGGTCCGCGCGGAAGAGTATCTTCGCCGCAGCTTCCAGCTCAACCCCAACCAGCCCGAAGTCGCAGGGGAACTTGGCCGAATGGGTGTAATAGTGCAGGTGCCCAAAGAAAAGAAGACCTCCGGCAGTCAGCTCGACAAGCTTATTGACAAACTGTTCGGCGGCGGGGACGAAGAGCAGGGCCAGCAAACTGAGCAGTAA
- the gyrB gene encoding DNA topoisomerase (ATP-hydrolyzing) subunit B has translation MSEQHYDYDAKNIKVLEGLEAVRKRPDMYIGNTQTGGLHHLVYEVLDNSIDEALADRCDRITVRIHIDGSCSIEDNGLGIPVETHEESGKSALEVVLTVLHAGGKFDDKAYKVSGGLHGVGVSVVNALSEQLEADVYRGGKHYHFECERGLPKGELKVIGETKKRGTKITFLPDEEIFSTVDFKYDTLQKRIRELAYLNAGVHITFQDDRVEKKEVYHYPEGLKAFVAHLNEGKNALSDAIFFGKDDPESGLAVEVAMQYNDGFNENLLAFANNIRNIDGGTHLSGFKTALTRTLNTYARNANLLKSGTTTTGDDLREGLTAIISAKVVDPHFEAQTKVRLSNPEVGSFVESVVGERLGIWLEENPTDAKRILNKAIQAAAAREAARKARELTRRKGALSGANLPGKLWDCSSKNTTDTEIFVVEGDSAGGSAKSGRDREMQAILPLKGKILNVEKSRLEKMLGHEEIRTMISALGTGIGTDDFNIEKCRYGKIILMTDADVDGAHIRTLLLTFLFRQMPQLFENEMVYIAQPPLYEVRRKGRKKSEYILNEGDMKRRMENRGLEDAKLMIKLDEETIEVSGDNLAKLVKLLNDIERAVYVLERRGVLFRDFVKSHYDDGKLPSYHIRTRQGSEFYHSKEEYEQRLAILESSETEEEGEPLDEDDTEVLKTVGEELHEVVRLNQINAKLQAEFKLSLKDFLLKQERNIAGELLPTKFVVLADDDENSVASLGDVNAAVRQVGGKGIEIKRFKGLGEMNSDQLWETTMDPENRTLLKVKIEDAGEADRLFSILMGDNVEKRRNFIKEHALEVTNLDV, from the coding sequence ATGAGCGAACAACATTACGACTATGATGCCAAGAACATCAAGGTCCTCGAAGGACTCGAAGCGGTCCGCAAGAGGCCCGACATGTATATCGGCAATACTCAGACCGGCGGACTGCACCACCTGGTCTACGAAGTGCTGGACAACTCCATCGATGAGGCACTGGCTGACAGATGCGACCGCATTACCGTCCGGATCCACATCGACGGAAGCTGCTCGATCGAGGACAACGGTCTGGGGATTCCCGTGGAAACCCACGAAGAATCCGGCAAAAGCGCGCTGGAAGTCGTGCTTACTGTTCTGCACGCGGGAGGCAAGTTCGACGACAAGGCCTACAAAGTCTCCGGCGGTCTGCATGGTGTGGGCGTCAGCGTAGTTAATGCACTCAGCGAACAGCTCGAGGCCGACGTCTACCGCGGCGGCAAGCACTATCATTTCGAATGCGAACGGGGCTTGCCGAAGGGCGAGCTCAAGGTGATCGGCGAAACCAAAAAACGCGGTACGAAGATCACGTTCCTGCCGGACGAAGAAATATTTTCGACCGTCGACTTCAAATATGACACGTTGCAAAAACGCATCCGCGAGCTGGCCTACCTCAACGCGGGCGTGCACATCACCTTCCAGGACGACCGCGTAGAGAAAAAGGAAGTATATCACTATCCCGAGGGCCTGAAGGCTTTCGTTGCGCATCTCAACGAGGGCAAGAATGCACTTTCCGACGCGATCTTCTTCGGCAAGGACGATCCCGAAAGCGGGCTCGCCGTCGAAGTGGCCATGCAGTACAATGACGGCTTTAACGAAAATCTGCTCGCATTCGCCAATAACATCCGTAATATTGACGGCGGTACGCACCTGTCAGGCTTCAAGACGGCTCTGACGCGGACACTCAACACATACGCACGCAATGCGAACCTGCTCAAAAGCGGAACGACCACGACAGGCGACGACCTGCGTGAAGGTCTGACCGCGATAATCAGCGCTAAAGTAGTCGATCCGCACTTCGAGGCTCAGACAAAGGTTCGTCTCTCGAACCCCGAAGTCGGCAGCTTCGTCGAAAGCGTCGTAGGCGAAAGGCTCGGCATATGGCTCGAAGAGAATCCGACAGACGCCAAACGAATCCTCAACAAGGCGATCCAGGCGGCCGCGGCCCGTGAAGCAGCACGCAAGGCCCGCGAACTCACCCGGCGGAAAGGTGCACTGAGCGGTGCGAATTTGCCCGGTAAGCTCTGGGATTGTTCGAGCAAGAACACGACCGACACCGAGATATTCGTGGTCGAGGGTGATTCGGCGGGCGGCTCGGCAAAGTCCGGACGCGACCGTGAAATGCAGGCGATCCTCCCGCTCAAGGGTAAGATACTTAACGTCGAAAAATCACGGCTTGAAAAAATGCTCGGCCATGAAGAGATCCGAACCATGATCAGCGCCCTGGGAACGGGCATCGGCACAGACGACTTCAACATCGAAAAGTGCAGATACGGCAAGATCATTCTGATGACCGATGCCGATGTGGATGGCGCACATATTCGCACCCTCCTGCTGACGTTCCTGTTTAGGCAAATGCCCCAACTTTTCGAGAATGAGATGGTATACATCGCCCAGCCGCCTCTGTACGAAGTGCGCAGGAAGGGCCGCAAGAAAAGCGAGTACATACTCAATGAAGGTGACATGAAACGCCGGATGGAAAACCGCGGTCTCGAAGACGCGAAACTGATGATCAAGCTGGATGAAGAAACGATCGAAGTATCCGGCGATAATCTGGCAAAACTCGTCAAGCTGCTAAATGATATCGAAAGGGCGGTTTACGTCCTTGAACGTCGTGGCGTGCTGTTCAGGGATTTTGTTAAATCGCACTACGATGACGGCAAGCTGCCCTCGTATCATATCCGCACCAGGCAAGGCAGCGAGTTCTACCACAGCAAGGAAGAATACGAACAACGTTTGGCAATACTCGAATCCAGCGAAACCGAAGAAGAGGGCGAACCCCTCGACGAAGATGATACCGAAGTACTCAAGACCGTTGGCGAAGAGCTACACGAAGTGGTACGGCTGAACCAGATCAACGCTAAGTTGCAGGCTGAGTTCAAGCTTTCTTTGAAAGATTTCCTGCTCAAGCAGGAACGCAATATTGCCGGCGAACTGCTTCCGACCAAATTCGTGGTCCTGGCGGATGATGACGAAAATTCGGTTGCATCGCTTGGCGACGTAAACGCTGCGGTCCGGCAGGTGGGCGGTAAGGGTATCGAGATCAAGCGGTTCAAGGGCCTGGGTGAGATGAACTCCGACCAGCTCTGGGAAACGACGATGGATCCGGAAAACCGTACTCTTCTCAAGGTCAAGATCGAAGACGCCGGCGAAGCCGACAGACTTTTCAGCATCCTGATGGGTGATAATGTAGAAAAACGCCGTAACTTCATCAAGGAACACGCGCTGGAAGTGACCAATCTGGACGTATAA